From Gadus morhua chromosome 14, gadMor3.0, whole genome shotgun sequence:
GAGTATCACCGGGCTTAAGAACCCTAGTGGGTCGTAAATGGAGCTCACACTTGACAGTATTTCCATAAACTGTTTGTCCTCCACAGACAATTCAGCGTGTTCGTCACAGTGCTGTTCGACAAAATCTTGATTATACTGCTTAATCAACATTTCTTCCAATTTTCCTAATGAGATGCGATTCACCTGTACGGAAGCTGTATCGCTGTCGTCGCTATCTTCTTGTCCAAGTGGGCCGttgatgacccatccaagacgAGTCTGGACAGCGTAGGGTCCATTACCTTCACTGTTGACTATTTTCCATGGTTCCAGTGCTTTAGGTGCGTTTGCACCAATCAGCAGTCCAATACTTGCATTGATGGGCGTCAGTTCCACTTCTTGTAAGTAAGGCCATTTTTTAAGGTCTTCTTCTTTGGGTATGTTGTCTTTCGTGACAGGGATTGACTTTTGAGTGTACACATCTGGCAGTCTCAAGAATTTGTTGTCATTTAAGGCAGCTACTTCCAAGCCAGAGATCTTATGACTACTCACATACTTCTCCTGCCCCATCGTCTTCAGCAGTATGTCCATTTTTTGTCCAGGTGCGTTCAGCTGAGTCATTAATGACTCGGTACAGAATGTGGCTGAGCTGCCTGGGTCCAAGAAAGCGTATGTTTCGATTACTTTTGTGCTTTTGTTTAGTCTGACTTTGACAGGTAGAACAGACAGCGAGCATTCTTTAGAACCGACCCCAGTATCACCTTCAGAGTCCAAGGACACAAGTGCGTTGGAGACCGTTTGTGTTTCATGGTCGGCTGGGGTGTTCTGAGGTTTTGGTTCGATGTGCAGAACTGTTGGATGATTCATACTGCAGGTGCGGCATGTCAGCCTTTCTTGACAGTTCCTGCTTAAGTGACCTTGTACTAAGCATCCAAAGCACACGCCTTTGCTCTGTAAAAACGtaattttgtctttgtttggttTCTTTTTGAATGTTGTGCACTTGTCAAGTATGTGGCCGTCATTGCAAAACAAGCACTGAATTTTGCCTGCATTTCCAGCGTTGGGCGTGTCACTCTGGTGTGGCACCTGAGCAACAGAGGTGGCGAAGCTGCTGCCTTTGGCTTTTCCAATTGACTtgggggttggtggtgttgtggcTTTTGCTCTTGTATTTTGAATTTCACAGAAGACGGGGTCCATTGCAGCTCTCACTTGCCTTTCCAGGAAGTCCAGTAGGTCTTTGAATTTCACTCTCCGTTTTTGCTCCTCTCTGATGCTGCACACTTTCATCCTCCAGGACTCACGCATCCTGAACGGCAGCTTGGAGACGAACACCTTCATGTGTGAGGAGTTTTCCATTTCGTCCAAATATCCGGCGTCCTCCGTTGTGTTATAACTGGTTCTTAGGaaaaatgtgtatgatcttAATGCTACACCTACGCCGTCATCTGCTTTCAGGGCTGGCCAATCCAATGCCTTGTTCAGAAATGCAGCTGTAACTTTCACTTTGCTTCCGAAGTTCCACTCCAACTGCTTTTTAGCCTCTCCGAATGCAGTTTGTGGGCTCATATGCATGCAGCTCTGCACCAGCTTTCTGGGCTGCCCAGATGTGAATTGCTCTAAATAATAAAGCTTAACCTGCATATCATCTGTCTTGCTCTCAATGCCTTGTTCAAATGCTTTGATAAAGGATCTGAATTGCAGGGGATCACCATCAAAAACTGGTACTTGTATGGGTGGTAAAAGTGACTGTCTCTGCTGCTTAATCAGCATTGCAGTAATCTCATTTTgtttgcgcattgcttcagctaAATCGGGTTGGTCATTATTACTGTCTGCACTTTGCTGTAGATGACGtgtttttgctttgctttttgCATATATGGGGGGGGGCGACTGACGTAGTAGGTCCAACGGTAGACAACGGAACGGGAGCCGGTGACATTTTTGTCTGTTTCATAGCTCTTTGGGGCGATATGAATTGTGTGGGTGTAGAGGCTCCAGAGGACGCTAGACTTTTcgatttttgtgtttcttcttgTTCTTTAAACACCTGTGACTTCGCCTTTGCGATGGCCAAATTAGTTTTAACGGACAGCGTTTCTCTTTTGGCTTTCATTACTGCGTTTAATTGGGCTTCTTCAAGTTCAAGCGCGTGTTTTCCTTGTAACGCGTCAGCCTGCTTTAGCAGGGTTACGCGCTCCAGCTCGGCCTGAATTGCCATCTCTGAAAGGGTTTTACTTTTTCTACTGGCAGAGGATGAACTAGAGGACTTGCTCGCAGCTGCTTTGCTACTGGGGCGTGCGGGTTTTGCGGTCTGTGAGACGCTATCGTGGGGCTCTACGTCATAGCTTTTACGAGATGCAGCGTGAGACACATTTTCCACGGCGCTTACATTATTAGCGGCATCCTGCGAGGCGTCTTGTTTTAGCCACGTTTCTATGTCATCAATAAATTCTCTGCAGCTTATCAATTTGGGTTCATACCAGTCGGTGTGGTCAGATTCTCTCTCGTCCTCGTTCAATAAGCTTTGCACAGCCACTTGTACGTCCATAAACTCCTCCAGGAAACGATTGTAAACTTTCATGTGTTCTTCAATGACGGTGGTATTCTCTCCATTATCGATCAAAGTGTGAATTTCATTCCGCTTTCGTGTGAGAGCGCCGAGTTTTCCACTTCGCTTCTTAATTAAACTTAAAACTTCCCTTTCCTTTCCCAAATcttcctgctcctgctgcaTAATGTTCCAACTAGGTTTGTTTccgcaaaaatccaaagaatgTTTTCAAACTAAAGAGTCTTTGCTTTGTCTTCTTTTAAGTCTTTAAACTGCAGCTCAAGCGGGTCCACCCCGACGTTGCGGGTTGCTTCAGAGTCAGCTGTTAGTCAGTCAGCTGTTACTCACGTCTTCTCGTTTCGGCTTCCAAATTCCAGTAATCCAACAGAAACGTTCCAACAGATAATCCAATTCAATTCGATATCTTCCAAGTTCGATGTCCAAACGAAAGAAAGATTTTACTTAATGTAACGGCCTTTTTTCCATTTTCCAATGTTCCAAACTAAAGGCCGTGGGTGACGTGGATTCGGCTTCAAgtttacgcacaaacacaagtttCCAAAATAGAGTTCTGTTTATTCCAATGGTCTTCTTTGCATGAAGTTCTAACAAATGTTTTCTATTTCCATAATCCAAAATGCTTGTATTAGGTGTGTGGTAAAATCTTTTTATCTTGCCCAAAACATGCCACGCCGCCCGACATTACTTTCCAACTATGCTAGAGCGGTGGGCGTGACCTAAAATCACCTGCGCCTGTGCCTAGGTAGGCGTATACAAATCACGGGTCGAAGTGAGCttaacaaaaaacagaaacggCCATTACAACTATACTatggtgtattccctttttgcttgttaaagcacaatgaaatggttaattcatttaGAAATGgataattctaaataatatttaggtatttttgtcaaCTGCACggattattgaatcgatatcgaagcaattggatcaatatcaaatCGAATCAAATCAATATCGAATCGAATCAAGACCTAAAGcattgaattgaactgaagtgTGAGTTACCTGGCAACACCCTGCCCCaggatgtgggtgtgtgggtgcgtgcacgGTGCTGCAGGGTATGTGCACGGTGCTGCAGAGGGCGCACCCCAGTGGGGCCGGGCTCGGCGGCTCCGCGGCTCCGCGGCCGCAGTGAGTCACGGCTCTGACGAGACGACAGGATCAGGAAGCAGAGGTGGATTCTGGGTACTAAAATATTTATGGCAGCGAGGAGAAGTATGGCTTCCTGTTGTCATCTCGGCCCGCTCAATACGGCAACGAAAAGCAAGGAGATGATTGACAGGGgaacggggggctggggggggctgggggcggggctgggggcggtggtgggggcgggggtgggggcgagCGGATTCTCAGTCTGAATCCGTCCGCCTCGTATTTACTGCCGCATTAAAAATTGGAGCTATGGAATTCGTGATGTGTTCTTTTCTTGAATCACAAATCCAATTTTAATGATCACATTTGAATCGCCCCTAGAGATAGAGCTCTGTGCTGCGCTGCGGCCTCGGAAATAAAGAACCCAGGACAGCCATACAGACCTCAACCCGAGGCCCAGACACCTCACCCCGAGGCCCAGAGACCTCACCCCGAGGCCCAGAGACCTCACCCCGAGAGGTCACTCTGGGCCTCGGGGTGAGGTCACTCTGGGCCTCGGGGTGAGGTCTCTGGGCCTCGGGTGAGGTCACTCTGGGCCTCGGGGTGAGGTCTCTGGGCCTCGGGGTGAGGTCTCTGGGCCTCGGGGTGAGGTCTCTGGACCTCGGGGTGAGGTCACTCTGGTCCTCGGGGTGAGGTCTCTGGGGTGAGGTCACTCTGGGTCTCGGGGTGAGGTCACTCTGGGCCTTGGGGTGAGGTATCTGGGCCTCGGGGTGAGGTCTCTGGGCCTTGGGGTGAGGTCTCTGGGCCTCGGGTGAGGTCTCTGGGCCTCGGGGTGAGGTCTCTGGGCCTCGGGGTGAGGTCACTCTGGGTGGGCCTCAGAGTGACCTCACTCTTTGCCCACCATAGTGACGGCGTTCCCCGACCAGCCATGGACCAACAGAGAGCCCTCTTCTGGGGTCACCTGTGAGGCCGGTCTggccccccccctggtccttGGGTTTCCTCCACACCTGCTCTCCGCTGTCATCAACACACCTCCATCTACTCATCCCCTGCTGTCTGTCAGACCTCACGCTGGACCCCTGAACTGAGTCCATGATTCGCCCCCCTGCTCCAAAGTTCAGTGTCCATTCCTTAGAGCCCCCTACTACAGGGGCCCCCTCCACTTCCTCTGCCCCTGGTTCTGTTCACCTCcgctcccttcccctccccctgcctcccctcccctccactccccctgcctcccctcccctccccctgcctcgcctcccctcccctccactccccctgcctcccctcccctcccctcccctccccctgcctcccctcccctcccctcccctcccctccccctgccttgcctcccctcccctcccctccactccccctgcctcccctcccctccccctgcctcccctcccctcccctcccctccccctgcctcccctcccctccccctcccctcccccggcctCCCTTCCCCTAAGGAAGAACGTTTTCATCGGTTCATTACAGGGTACATCATGTTGAAATTGCTATCTATATTCCAATAAGTATCCAATATTCCCCTTATCGATCTGTTATGTGAAGTAACTTTGTGATTTTGGTGTTCACTAGGGCCATTATCGTTGCTCCTAAGACCCCCATGAACACATCACACCAATGTAAGGACTTCGGAATACTCCCTTTGTGCATTGAAACGGGATGCTTGGGGTGATGTGTTTAGCTTTGTTTTTGGTTAAGGATTATCGTATCTTCTCACcgactgtctgtttgtctgcctgtccgtctgtctgtctgtctgtctgtctgtcaatccaACCCACATAATGGAGTAGTTTACTACAGTAATACTCTGGTTGGACTGAAGGATAGGTACAAACCATTGCAAATCATAACACGATAGATCATGAACCAAGTCTCAGTGCACATTGACACTTAGCATCCTGAACCAAATGACTCTAAGAAGAACTGATGCAACGTGTTGTGTTCCCGGAGCGATCTGCTGTCAGCCCACTGACGGCTCGCATTAGGAAGCACATCAACTGGTGGTATTCCAatatggagaggaggggaatgagtggaggaggaggaggggagaggaggaggagggaggggaggaggagggaggagagaggaggggaggagagaggaggaggagggggaggagagaggggaggggaggagggaggagggaggatgggaggaggaggaggagagaggaggggaggagagaggaggaggagggggggagaggagaggaggaggagggaggggaggaggagggaggagagaggaggggaggagagaggaggaggaggggaggagaggaggaaggaggggaggaggagggaggagagaggaggggaggagagaggaggaggaggggaggagagaggaggaggaggaggaggaggggagaggaggaggagggaggggaggggaggaggagggaggggaggaggagggaggagagaggaggggaggagagaggaggaggagggggaggagaagaggaggaggaggggaggagagaggaggaggaggaggaggaggaggaggggagaggaggaggaggaggggaggggaggaggagggaggggaggaggagggaggagagaggaggggaggagagaggaggaggaggagggggaggaggaggagggaggggaggaggagggaggagagaggaggggaggagagaggaggaggagggggaggagaagaggggaggggaggagggaggagaggggatgggaggaggaggaggagagaggaggggaggagagaggaggaggaggaggaggaggagagaggaggggaggagagaggaggaggaggaggaggaggaggggagaggaggaggaggagggaggagagaggaggggaggaggaggaggagagaggaggggaggagagaggaggaggagggaggggaggaggagggaggagagaggaggggaggagagaggaggaggagggaggagagaggaggggaggagagaggaggaggagggaggggaggaggagggaggagagaggaggggaggaggaggaggagaggggaggggaggagggaggagaggggaggaggaggagggagaggagagaggggaggggaggagagaggaggaggaggaggggaggagaagaggggaggggaggggaggagggggaggagaggaggggaggagagaggaggaggagggggaggagaagaggggaggagggaggagaggggatgggaggagggggaggagaggagggggaggagaggagaggggatgggaagagggaggagagggggaggaggaggagaggaggggaggggaggagggaggagaggggatgggaggaggaggagaggaggggaggggaggagggaggagaggggaggaggagggggaggagaagaggggaggcgaggagggaggagaggggatgggaggagggggaggagagaggggaggggaggagagaggaggaggaggagggggaggagaagaggggaggggaggggaggagggggaagagaggaggggaggagagaggaggaggagggggaggagaagaggggaggcgaggagggaggagaggggatgggaggagggggaggagaggaggggaggaggcgaggagggaggagagaggatgggaggagggggaggagaggatgggaggagggggaggagaggaggggaggaggcgaggagggggaggagaggaggggaggaggcgaggagggaggagaggtgatgggaggagggggaggagaggagggggaggagagaggagcggggaggggaggagaggggatgggaggagggggaggagaggaggggaggaggcgaggagggaggagaggtgatggGAGGAGGGTGGTGTTAGTGATGGGGTGGAACAGGACAGCCACATCTCAACCACAGTGACGTAAATGTCACAGACCACACACTGTGCTGTATACACAaccaagtgcacacacacgcacgcacagacacacacgcttacacatgcaaacaaatgcaagcaagcacacacgcacacacacacacacacacatgcacacacatacacactcgacTCTACTTGCAACTATTCCAAGATCTCCTCTGGGCATCATCATTAATGCCCatcaatgtgtgtctgtttctgtgtgtgtctctctgattgtgtgtgtgtgtgtgtgtttgtgtgtgtgtgtgtgtgtgtgtgtgtgtgtgtgcgtctgcgtgtgtgtgtgcgtgtgtgtatgtgtgtgtgttatgcatgCCACATATCCAAGCGTAAACACACAGAGTATGATTTCTAGAAAGCCATTCCTttaaagagaggagaaaggcaGGCCTCTGAAGCTCTGGTGTAATGCGCTCTGAGCCACTTTACAATcatcacacacaacaacaacaacaactacaactgtgtGCGTCTCGGTGGATCGTCACAGTTAAGAAACAGCTTTTTCTCCCCACCAGGACGCTCGTTGTGAAAGCAACAAAGATATCCGCCAATTAACATGAACCATTCATCATCTGCATAATCATGTTTAATTCAAACTCGTACACAACGATTCAACACTGAGAGACACATCCTTagaggacacaaacacatgcacacgcactcacacacacaaacgcacacacgcacacacacacacacatacacacacacacacacacacacacacacacacacacacacacacacacacacacacacacacacacacacacacacacacacacacacacacaccattgggTGAGCAGTGTAAAGGAGTTGCCTATGTTTTTATGTAATATCTGTATCGATATTATAGTGCTTCATCATGGAAAGGTGTGTACGAAAAGGCTCACCGGCTCGCCCCATTGGCCAGTCTCACTCCGACCCTCCTATTGGCCGGTCTCACCGGCTCACCCTATTGGCCGGTCTCACTCCGACCCTATTGGCCAGTCTCACTCCAACCCTATTGGCCGGTCTCACTCCTGGGCTTTCAGCTCTCTGCAGGAATGAGGGTCTAAAGACAGGAGTAAACATCGATGTGCATCCAGGAAGACGATTGCCTGATGTCTGTAGACTGGAGCCCTCCCCACTGTCTGTAGACTGGAGCCCTCCCCACTGTCTGTAGACTGGAGCCCTCCCCACTGTCTGTAGACTGGAGCCCTCCCCACTGTCTGTAGACTGGAGCCCTCCCCACTGTCTGTAGACTGGAGCCCTCCCCACTGTCTGTAGACTGGAGCCCTCCCCACTGTCTGTAGACTGGAGCCCTCCCCACTGTCTGTAGACTGGAGCCCTCCCCACTGTCTGTAGACTGGAGCCCTCCCCACTGTCTGTAGACTGGAGCCCTCCCCACTGTCTGTAGACTGGAGCCCTCCCCACTGTCTGTAGACTGGAGCCCTCCCCACTGTCTGTAGACTGGAGCCCTCCCCACTGTCTGTAGACTGGAGCCCTCCCCACTGTCTGTAGACTGGAGCCCTCCCCACTGTCTGTAGACTGGAGCCCTCCCCACTGTCTGTAGACTGGAGCCCTCCCCACTGTCTGTAGACTGGAGCCCTCCCCACTGTCTGTAGACTGGAGCCCTCCCCACTGTCTGTAGACTGGAGCCCTCCCCACTGGGCTACAGTGACCTCATGTAGACTGGAGCCCTCCCCACTGGGCTACAGGGAGGGCTGCACCCCTCACCTATCATTTAGATATTGTAATAAtcatgaatggatggatgaatgtgaCCATACAGTGTTGTAGGGATCAGTGATATtaatttttcttcttttccagGGTTAAACAGTGCGCTCCCCAGGCCTGACCCCAGACGCCTTGGCTTTAAGCCCCCATCAGCCCTCAGCCCAGCGCCCACACCGGGATTATGGAGGTCGGACATTACACGGAAACCATCAATGAACGGAAGAAACCAGACGCGCATTGAAGAGCTCctttagaggaggaggagccaggaggAGACTGAGGAGGAGACCGAGGGGGagactgaggaggagcaggcagagatgAGCGCGACCGACACTGAGCAGAGAGACGCATAAAGAAGAGACATAtctggagcagcagagagagagagagagagagagagagagagagagagagagagagagagagagagagagagagagagagagagagagagagagagagagagagagagagagagacagagagacagagagacagacagagagagagagagagcttgccTCTGGctccaggaggagggaggggatcaAAGGGTTTGTGCTCTGCATCTCAATGGACCGCGAGCCACCAATACTGATGAGCTAACGTGTGACGCCCATTCACACGCTCATCTCTGAGGGTGAACCAGTGAGATGGGAGCTGATCAATGGAGAGCATCTCCAGCCCGGGCTGCCGCGCTACGAGGCTGTTCACGCCCGTCCCGCTCCTCATCTGCATGCTGATTGGCCGTATGGTTATTTACCGCGATACCAGGCTTTGATAGGACAACTCAGATCCAGCCTGCATACAGAAACAGCTATTAGTATGTATTTCAGCTACACGTGACAACGTACACAGACAATTATTTAGCTTCTTGGAAGAATACTTGTATTCTTCCAAGAAGTTGTGTGTAAAATGTTTCTAAACTATAAGACTGTTACTGTAGCTCCCTGACTGTGAATACAACAACCCCTTCCTTATCCATATCCATAAATAGTTGTGTGGCCTGGTCTCATTTGCATCTCAAGACTATAGTTTGTTAATATTCattatcatattaaaatggttaTTACTGCATTTAATTTGTACTCAAACCTATTTTTAAACactttgatgttttttttccagaCATATCTAGAGTACTTCTGAccaccacacacaagcacatacacacacacacacacacacacacacacacacacacacacacacacacacacacacacacacacacacacacacacacacacacacacacacacacacacacacacacacacacacacacacaaagcgtgTGCTGTCTTGTAACATGTTCTCCACACTGTGAACTGGAGCCAGACATGAGGAGTTGTAAACACACTCAGTGGACTCAGTAACATTGCGTGGTACATGAACATTGATTCTGGGCCGTTTCTTCTGCAGTCAGGATTAGGCCTCATGTCTCTCACTATTTATATACCACGCTAGAGTAGAAACAAGTTAAATATGAGTTTTCACACCCGGTGATAGGAAAGCAGAGAATAGGTAGGGGGGTTTATCTTCTTATGGGAAATCAATAAGGAATGATGATAAAAACTCCTAATCATCAAAATCAGCAGGTAACTCAAGAGTCATCAAATCAATACTCAATGTTCTCGTGCTGAAGTCCTCGGCTGGGCGTTTTAGGAGAAGTGATTTACAACCAAATAAACACGACTGAGCACAGATACATTAGAAGGACCGCACCATCCACAGCCTAAACTATGCTCCATTGTCACCCAGCTCATTGGAGAGGCTCAAAGGTCCCTGAAGGTCCAACAgcacaggaggaggtggggagaggaAACGTACATGGGGAGAGTGCTCAGTGACAGTTTGGATTTCTTTTGAATATAATTTGGCAATAATATCAACATGGACTACTGTTTGACTCATAATGTGTCCATGATTCCTCATCAGGAGCTGAATAAAGGCAGTCATTAGTTGAACCTGCGCATGGCAGATGGCTCTACTACAGTAAAACATTAATGACCTCTGCTGAGATGACTTCCCCTCTGACACGGCTGCCTATTAATTGTCTCCAATTACCCTTTGCAGCGAGGCATCTGTTGCCAATACCCCCTCTCATACTCCCCTCATACCTCCTCTAGTATCCCCCTCATATCTCCTCTAGTAACCCCTCTCAAACCCCCTCTAGTATCTCCTCTCACACCCCTCATACCCCCTCTACTATCTCCTCTCATACCCCCTCTAGGATCTCCTCTCATACCCCCTCTCATACCCCTCTAAAACCCCCTCTAGTATCTCCTCTCATACCTCCTCTAGTATCCCCTCTCATAACCCCTCTGGTCCCCTCTCATACCCTCTCTAGTATCTCCTCTGGTCCCCCCTCTAGTATCCCCTCTAGtatcccctctgtccccccctctcaTACCCCCTCTAGTATTCCctctgttccccctctgttccctCCTATCATACCCCCTCAAGTATCTCCTCTCATACCCCCTCTGTTACCCCCTCTCATACCCCCTCTAGcatcccctctgtccccccctctcaTACCCTCTCTAGTATCCCCTCTGTTCCCCCCTCTCCTACCCCCTCTAGTATCCCCTCTCATACCTCCTCTTGTATCCCCTCTGTTCCCCCCTCTCATACCCCCTCTAGTATCCCCTCTCATACCTCCTCTAGTATCCCCTCTGTTCCCCCCTCTCATACCCCCTCTAGTATCCCCTCTCATACCTCCTCTAGTATCCCCTCTGTTCCCCCCTCTCATACCCCCTCTAGTATCCCCTCTGTTCCCCCAAGGCATAGACCAGCCTAGTAAAGGTTGACTGCAACATTCACAATTTATTGCACAGTAGGGCTCGTACAGTCCAGAGTTGTCATCACAGGTCtcaaacaaatgaacaaataaacCAGAAGATGTTAAAGACCGGAATAAAAGGAGTGCAGGAAACATCTGGTCCTAACCAACCAATAAAGGAGCAGTATTTAGCTCATGATTAAACAATAACTTACAGATGAATGAGGGCAATATGTGGAAGGAAAAAAAGTTGATGACACTAATAATTTGTAAACTAGCTCATTTTTTGTCTTCTTTTAATTAAAAGTGTGCTGTATTTTTAACCATGGGGAATCATCCATTCTTCCCCTGGTGCATTCAAAGACGTTTGAAGTTTAGTGCAAATTTGAACAAACATTaattcagaaaaaaagaaaagaaaccaAAACAATGATCTAGCAAACTGATAAGGcaacatttataaatatatcaaaaatagtcattgaagAAAGTATCTTGTTACAAAAAAGCCACAAAGGTTTTGTCCTGCACCAATGAGAGGGACATGTTCTTCAGCTCGTCCGCAGACCTCACAGCCTTGTAGCCCAGCTGCAGGAGGGCCTTCTCGCAGACCGCCTGCGTGTACTCCACCATGTCGTAAGACAGCTTCAGCCGCCAGCTCTCCGCGTTGGCCGCCGAGTCTCTGACCGTGCCGAACTTGTGTTTGGCCGAGGGCTCGCTGCTGCCCCTGGTGTTGGCGTGGATCCATTCCTCCACGTTTTTATCCATGGCCAGACCCAGGAAGTCGTACATCTCCTTTGTCTTCTGCAGCGGGTTTCTGGCCAGGTCCTCGTAGCGGAGCAGCATGTACTTCCCCTTCAGCCAGTGGGGGTGAGCCAGGCCGGTGGTGACCGAGTTCAGGAAGTCCTCGCAGACCACGGTGAGCTGTGAGAGGTCCAGGTTGTACGGCCGTCGCCCCGTGGCCCTCCAGATGCGCCACAGCCGGTAGGTGTCCCTGAAGGTCTCGATGCGGGAGGACAGGATCCCGCGGGGGTCCCTGACCAGCTGGACCACCTTCACGTTGAGCCGGGGGTCGTCCACCAGCGCCCGCAGGTCCCCCACCTCCGGCACCCGCACCGTCTTGATGGCCACGTGCCGCTTGTCCCGGCAGGCCTCAGTGGCCAGCGACATGTTCAGCGCAGCGCACTTCTTCACGCAGTCGCCCTCCTCCACGTTGGCGTCCTCGGGCCCGAAGGCGTCGCAGGCGGGCTGCTGGCACAGCGCCCGGCTGGCCCCGCGCCGGAACAGCTTGTCGGTGCTGTGGTTGGTGGGCGGCGGCTTGATGTAGCTCTCCAGGAAGTACAGGTCGCAGCCGTACAGGCTGCGCAGGAGGTCCCGGCTGGCCCCCAGCATCACGCGGCGGTCGGCGGCGTTGCGGCTGTGCGAGAGCCGGGGGATCAGGGTGGTCT
This genomic window contains:
- the LOC115559071 gene encoding uncharacterized protein LOC115559071 isoform X2 — protein: MQQEQEDLGKEREVLSLIKKRSGKLGALTRKRNEIHTLIDNGENTTVIEEHMKVYNRFLEEFMDVQVAVQSLLNEDERESDHTDWYEPKLISCREFIDDIETWLKQDASQDAANNVSAVENVSHAASRKSYDVEPHDSVSQTAKPARPSSKAAASKSSSSSSASRKSKTLSEMAIQAELERVTLLKQADALQGKHALELEEAQLNAVMKAKRETLSVKTNLAIAKAKSQVFKEQEETQKSKSLASSGASTPTQFISPQRAMKQTKMSPAPVPLSTVGPTTSVAPPHICKKQSKNTSSTAKCRQ
- the chst1 gene encoding carbohydrate sulfotransferase 1, whose translation is MQCSWKAVIVLALASIAIQYTAIRTLTSKPFQLCPLPSPQNCGLGGQETDPPFERGGGAGCEDYNYFTVNASRKTHILVLATTRSGSSFVGQLLNQHQDVFYLFEPLYHVQTTLIPRLSHSRNAADRRVMLGASRDLLRSLYGCDLYFLESYIKPPPTNHSTDKLFRRGASRALCQQPACDAFGPEDANVEEGDCVKKCAALNMSLATEACRDKRHVAIKTVRVPEVGDLRALVDDPRLNVKVVQLVRDPRGILSSRIETFRDTYRLWRIWRATGRRPYNLDLSQLTVVCEDFLNSVTTGLAHPHWLKGKYMLLRYEDLARNPLQKTKEMYDFLGLAMDKNVEEWIHANTRGSSEPSAKHKFGTVRDSAANAESWRLKLSYDMVEYTQAVCEKALLQLGYKAVRSADELKNMSLSLVQDKTFVAFL